From the genome of Schistocerca piceifrons isolate TAMUIC-IGC-003096 chromosome 6, iqSchPice1.1, whole genome shotgun sequence:
AGATGAATGTATACGAAGTAGGAGATGTACGACATAATCGAATGATGGTAgccgtgcttctacatctgaaagatgacgtctgttcagatTTCACGTCAGTCGCATggaagtggcgctagtagtgccaaaGAGGtaactgtaacggtcgtgaacgttagttaccatTGAGGCTGGAGGTGGCGGCCTGATGTTAGTCAACACTGACGCCATTGTCAGCATAATACCGAATTTGAACGAGATTgggtagtagggctacgagaagcgggatattccttccgcgatactgaagaaagacttgacaggaatgcagCGACTGTACACGATTTCTGGTAGCGTTGGTCATAAGAAGATACGATCGCAACAAAACCTGGCTCCGGACGTCCACGTGGCACAACccagagggaagactatcgtgttcggcgtatgcctctggcgcatcgcactgcatcagcagcagcaattttagcagcagttggcaccacagtgacacaacgaactgttacaaatcattttTAAATGAACGCACCGCCATTTCACTGCATTGTTGTTTATGTAATTATGACCCAGGTTTCGGCATTTAATGCCATTTTTGTGATTGAGTTTATGTTATTAACATATTTAGTGATCTTTTTACAGGATGATATttcatctggcatttcgtggggagcgaatatttttcttaatttatggccaggtttgtgtgtgatgtcctgcaatatacgttaatgacataaactcaattacTTGAAAAgcgcataaaaggccgaaacctgggtcgtaattacaTAAACAACAATAAGGTTAAATGGCGATTCGTTTAACAATTATTGCTATTCATTTAACAataattgtatgactgttgctcagcgacATCAAAAGCCATTTGTTACAAATCAGTGACTTCAATGACAGCTCCAAACCAGATGATCTGTACCGTGCtgtccactgacccaaaaccactgccatttgcgacttcagtggtgttcaGTGAGGGCTTATTGGAggacaggttggaggtctgttgtattttctgacaaAAGTTGCttctgcctcgctgccagtgaaggccgtgttggttagaaagaggccggTTGGgggactgcaaccaacctgtctgtgtgacaGGTATACTGGATCTACACCCGGATTTAGGGTTTGGAgtctgatttcgtatgacagcaggagcattctcgtcaTTATcgtacgcaccctgactgcaaacttcCACGTCAGTTAGGAGATTCAACCTGCTGTGTTGCCATTCATAAACAGAATTTCAGgtagtgttttccaataggataatgctcgcccacataccgctgttgtaacccaacatgctccacagagtgtcgacacgttccCTTAGCCTGCTGcaacatcagatctgtctccaatcgagcacatatagaaCACCATCAggagacaactccagcgtcattcacataTCAGCATTAACAGTGCCAGTATTGGcagatgaagtgcaacaggcatggaaatccgTCCCAAAAACTGACGTCCAGCGTCTGTACGACACACTGGATGACCGTCTGCATGTTTCCGTTCAACATTCAGgctattacaccggttattaatgtaccactaaTTTACATTTTGagtggttttggttcaaatggctctgagcactatgggacttaacatgtgaggtcataagtcccctagaacttagaactacttaaacctaattaacataaggacatcacacacatccatgcccgaggcaggattcgaacctgcgaccgtagtggtctcgctgttccagactgaagtgtctagaaccactcggccacttaggccggcttttCAGTGGTTTCCAATGTtagtcagttaaatatgttacctgtaaGGAGACATTCCTCaacttcattactctacgttaattatattttggtgttacAACCTTTTCCGTCAATGTAGTTCTTGTAGACCGCATTCTTCCGTCTGAAAATGTCAAatttagttgtgtatcttaagttaTCTAAAATCGCGTACTTTGAAAAAACAGAATTGTATTATCAGTTTTATGTAATAAAAAGGTCTTATTAAACATCTAAAACTTTTGCATgaagagtggttggttggttggtctgtgGGAGGTGGCCAAACGGAGAAGTCGCGCTCCAACATCGAGAATGATTTTAGTCTCTGAGAACCAGCCTGCTCGTGGGGACTCGAAATTTAAGAAAAGACGAAAGTTTATATTAATTCTCGCTGTTATGAGTGTGCTTTCGTATTATGATTCTGCATAATTTATTAGGTACACCAATAGCATTTATTTGCGATTCAAGACAATTCGTCTCAATCGTCTCTAGACCGACCCTTTCATTTCTGTTGCACTGCAGGTGATGACCGCGGAAGCCACCACCGTGCTGCCTGCGTGGCTGAACAAGCAGTTCGCGGAGACCTCGCTGAAGGAGAGCGACGCGTCCAGAGACTTGAAGGTCGCCTCGGTGGCTGTGCACAGGGCGACGGCTACGGGCGACAACTACCTCAGCGACGTCTACCGCATGACTGTCAAGCTGGAGCGCGACGCCAGTCCCCATGGCAGCTCCCTGTCGCTGATCATCAAGTGCCTCCCGACGCGAGAGGCGATGCAGAAGATGGCGCAGGAGATGCAAGCCTTCGAGAAAGAGACTCGCATGTTCTGCGATACCATTCCCGCGATGTCACAAATCCTGGAGAAGGCGGCACCCGGTAAATACACGCAGCTGTCTGCCAAGTGTTTCGCCTCTGGGAGGCAGCCGGTCAGCTATCTGGTTCTCGAGGACTTGAAGGCCAGTGGGTTCGCGCTGGCGAAGAGGTGCAGCGGACTCGATTTGGCGCACTCCAAACTCGTGGTCAGGAAACTGGCAGAGTTCCACGCGGCCTCCGTCAAGCTGTTCGAGCAGGACCCGTCGGCTCTGGACAACTACCTGGTCTTCAAGTCGTTCCACGGACCTACGGCGCAGCATGTGGAGACCTTCTTGAAACAGGGCTGCAGGTTACTCGCGGATCAGTTGGACACGTTAGACGGATCGTACTCAGAGTATGCGCCGAGGTTACGAACTCTCGCAGAAAGCATATTTCCACGGCTGGCAGACCTGACGAAACGGAAGGGTAAGTTTCGTGTGCTAATCCACGCAGATACCTGGGTCAACAACATCATGTTCAAATACGCTGCAGGAGTCGTTCAAGACGTGGTCCTTCTCGATTTCCAGTTGTCTGCGTACAGTTCACCTTCGATTGACTTGCAATATTTTACTCACACAAGCCTTACGGAAGAAGTGTACGCTAATCATTTAACAGACCTTCTGAAAGAGTACCACAGCCATTTAATCGAGGTGATGGACGATATTGGTATCAGTACGGACAAACAGATGTCCTTTGAGGAGCTACTGGAGGATTTCGAGGCGCATGCACTGTACGTCGTTTTTTCGGCAGTAGCAGTGCTGCCAATCGTGCGCACTCAAGAGGAAACTAGATTCGATGTGGAAGCGTCTCTGAACGAAAGTGACAGTGCTGCCAACAGAAACACCTTCGCGAGCGCTCAGTATACGCAGGCTATAAAACAAATGCTGCCAGAATTTGAAAAGAGAGGCCTACTGTAGTCGCGTTGTTGCGTGTCAGAAGCAACTCACTCAGGATGGACGAATTTTCTCCTTCTTGATTTGCTCTCCCAATTTCGCCACTGCCTCCACTACGCTCATTTCCTTACGAAAGAGGAGAAACGTAAGTTGGCCAACTTAATACGAAAGACGCTCTAGAATGTGCGTGATCGTAGCATTGTACACCCATGGCGTACTATGAGTGCATTACAGCCTAATCCGCTTCAGACATCTCGTTGGAATCTACCTGTGTACCTCACATCACGACTACAAATTGGGCCTAAATGTAAGGCTCGCCCACTCCCCACTCTACGCTGCATACCGAGGTCAACGTCAGCATGGTGCTTCGACATGAGGCACAAAATTTTACACTCTGAACCCCTGTCGATTTCGGATGCACTGTGTAGTTGCTTAAGACTAATATGTGGTGACTTGATAGACTCGATGTGGATGGTGTTGCCGAAGTATGTACTTTCTTGTGTTCGACGACTGGACCATCCATGTTCTTGACCGAGTGTCCTTGTTTTCTGTACCGGTAACTGACCAGCGTGAAAATAAATCTGTCTAGTGCAGACGCAATAAAATTAGATATGAAATATTTATATCAAATATATTTCTCGGAATCAGAAACCTTGTCTCCTTAACCTCTTAGTTGTAAGCTATAACCAGTAAAATTTTAATGATGAGATAGAGAActgttcagttgaaacttccgggctgagaggccgtagtcgatgtataaaatttccacctaacgtttcgtctccatctgcgggaaacatcttctgaggtcgtccggctactgccactgaggctccaggtactctcgcgtttatagagcgcatagaggccaccactattcgtcacgtgatgccgatggtatgcctatctttggaaggagtcatccttctcgattaagagtaatcgattgtcattttgCTGGCACAACGTCGACATCCACATTTTGTCCAActtaaaaacttcctcttttctattaaaattattatgatgtttgtgaatctctattgcttctctatacatgcgcgcatgataacgtgatgttcgtgctagaacgcttgtctcattaaatttaatttcgtggtttccATCTCGAAAAACACGCTCAGCTACgcccgatttttcgatgtgtcctaagcgacagtttcttttatgttcggttaagcgggtgtttacacttcttttcgttgttccaatatatacttgtccacaactgcatggatttttgtataccccaggtgttgctagggggtgtcgggcgtcgtttgcagttcttaaatattccttaatcttctttgtaggtctgaagattgtttcgatcccataaatggccagaactttcccgatacgttccttgactttattaatgaacggtaggaaaacttttccaataggtgaccgttgttgctcttgaattctggcttcttttcttctttgatggcgggctcgatcaatttccttgctggtatattcgtttttcatgaaggctgaccgtaaatgatttaattcatcttgcaagtaagccggctcgcagattttgttggctctgtccaccaaggttttcatgacacctcttctttgcctaggatgatggtttgattccttgtggaggtatcgatccgtgtgagtgttctttctatatatcTTGTGGCCCAGCAttccatccacccgtttaattaccgacacaccCAGGAAATTGAGTcgaccgttgctctctttctccatcgtaaactgtatcttcgggttaatactgttcagatgcaGCAAGAAGACATCCATCTCTTCTTCATCATGAGTCCACActgcaaatgtgtcatcaacatagcggtaccactTAGCTGGCTTTTtactatgcgctctataaatgcgagaatacctggagcctcagtggcaggaGCCGGACGACTTCAGAAGATGTCTCCAGCAGATGGGAACGAAACGTTACGTGGAAATTTTATACGTCGACCACGGCCTCTAagaccggaagtttcaactgaagacaacaccgacTGTGAAAGCCTACATCGTATGAGTTAGAGAACTGTTTAATCATCTTCTTTAAAAAAGGACTGCTCTGTAACTTTGTTCTTGTGTTTCGCCAGTCCTCTACTTGACCTTCCAGCTACCCATGCaattcttaaaaaaataaagaacataCTTCTACCTAATTAAATAATATGGCAACGGTATGCTACCGATGGCGCCTGCGACCCGTCGCGTAGTTTGTAAGAAAACAAGATACACGAGTGGAGTGTAATAAGAATATCTAACTACTGCCATCTGGCTTGCCGTGAATGATGCATGTATATCTCAGTACTGACGTGCAACTTAGATTCTAGGCGCAGTATAGATAAGAAAGTCCCTGAGTAAGCTGGTTACTCGCAGCGTAGATACCACTCTATTTTTCCAGAACAAGTTGGAGAAAAACACCAATTttttgctttctacaaagaaaatgGGGAAGCAGCACCTTGTATTTCATTATACCTACCTCCATCAACTCACTATTGGCTTTTGCGTAGTCTACACTAAAAAGAGAACTCAAATTTCGTGGACTTGTCCTTATGTGTAACTCTAGGCAGTGCAATCAGCAACATGGTAGCCGCTAGGAACAAAGAGTCTCGCAGCTGGCGCATCTCGAATATCTCATTCAGTAGGAAGTATCAGTAATTTGTGCCTCGTATTCCGTTCATTGATACCGTTGGAAAAGATACCATTAACTGTAAGAAAGGTGTTGACATTGTTGcggtcttcagaccgaagactggtttgaagcagctcttcaCGTCAGTCTGCAGCCTACAGCCTGTGGAACTCCGGcatatctgcataactactgcagtatACATGCATTTCAACATGCTCACTGTATTCAAGgcaccctctccccttccccccactACTTCACGCCCCCATTATCAAATTCTTGATGATTTTGGATGTGTCCCGAAATACGG
Proteins encoded in this window:
- the LOC124803446 gene encoding uncharacterized protein LOC124803446 — translated: MTAEATTVLPAWLNKQFAETSLKESDASRDLKVASVAVHRATATGDNYLSDVYRMTVKLERDASPHGSSLSLIIKCLPTREAMQKMAQEMQAFEKETRMFCDTIPAMSQILEKAAPGKYTQLSAKCFASGRQPVSYLVLEDLKASGFALAKRCSGLDLAHSKLVVRKLAEFHAASVKLFEQDPSALDNYLVFKSFHGPTAQHVETFLKQGCRLLADQLDTLDGSYSEYAPRLRTLAESIFPRLADLTKRKGKFRVLIHADTWVNNIMFKYAAGVVQDVVLLDFQLSAYSSPSIDLQYFTHTSLTEEVYANHLTDLLKEYHSHLIEVMDDIGISTDKQMSFEELLEDFEAHALYVVFSAVAVLPIVRTQEETRFDVEASLNESDSAANRNTFASAQYTQAIKQMLPEFEKRGLL